The genomic window AGTTGTAAGGGATGAAGATGGTATTGAAGGTTTGTCTTTTGATATTTATGAACCAATTTTAAATAATTGGTTTAACTCTTGGCAAGATAAGGCAAATTCTCAAAATGCAATTGTGCTTATGGCACACAGTCGTGGTGATGTTTTAAATCATGAGAGTTCATATATTGCGGCTGTTTGTTCTCCTAAAAGAAGAGTTGCCTTAGAATTAATAGATGACTTTGTGGAAGATTTTAAAAAATCTGCTCCTATTTGGAAATATGATATTTTGGATGGTAAAAGGGTTTATGCCCAAGATAGAAG from Arcobacter sp. F2176 includes these protein-coding regions:
- a CDS encoding molybdenum cofactor biosynthesis protein MoaE, yielding MNNDRKLQLFDGALPVENITNAWYEEFKNSNYGAIITFVGVVRDEDGIEGLSFDIYEPILNNWFNSWQDKANSQNAIVLMAHSRGDVLNHESSYIAAVCSPKRRVALELIDDFVEDFKKSAPIWKYDILDGKRVYAQDRSTKIAGSGILA